A portion of the Cryptomeria japonica chromosome 5, Sugi_1.0, whole genome shotgun sequence genome contains these proteins:
- the LOC131875663 gene encoding ankyrin repeat-containing protein ITN1-like, which translates to MMNDENPINNDLFNALVNGTLHEIHSLHKKDPRVLLGVTFQRDTPLHIAAREGHQDIVDWILQEKPSLAGARNKDGNTPLHEAAKCCNSELVDILLQSKKSSAYYSNKFGGTVLIIASKYGHAEAVKVLLRARSYNDASERRQSLRVAAYGRYPDKYSDYFCKLKYHTS; encoded by the exons ATGATGAATGACGAGAATCCGATAAACAATGATCTCTTCAATGCTTTGGTAAATGGCACTCTTCACGAAATTCACAGTTTACATAAGAAGGATCCGCGAGTTCTGCTTGGCGTTACATTCCAAAGAGACACTCCTCTGCACATTGCTGCAAGGGAAGGCCACCAAGATATCGTTGATTGGATTCTTCAAGAGAAACCGTCTTTGGCTGGAGCTCGTAACAAGGATGGCAATACACCACTGCACGAAGCTGCTAAATGCTGCAATTCAGAACTAGTCGATattctgcttcaaagcaaaaaaaGTTCTGCCTACTATTCTAATAAGTTCGGAGGGACAGTTCTGATAATAGCTTCCAAGTATGGCCATGCAGAAGCAGTGAAAGTTTTGTTGAGAGCCAGGTCCTATAACGACGCGTCCGAAAGGCGTCAATCTTTGAGGGTTGCAGCTTACGGAAGATACCCAGATAAATATTCAGATTATTTCTGCAAACTGAA ATATCATACATCGTAG